From a region of the Suncus etruscus isolate mSunEtr1 chromosome 11, mSunEtr1.pri.cur, whole genome shotgun sequence genome:
- the KRAS gene encoding GTPase KRas isoform X1 encodes MTEYKLVVVGAGGVGKSALTIQLIQNHFVDEYDPTIEDSYRKQVVIDGETCLLDILDTAGQEEYSAMRDQYMRTGEGFLCVFAINNTKSFEDIHHYREQIKRVKDSEDVPMVLVGNKCDLPSRTVDTKQAQDLARSYGIPFIETSAKTRQGVDDAFYTLVREIRKHKEKMSKDGKKKKKKSKTKCIIM; translated from the exons ATGACTGAATATAAACTTGTGGTAGTTGGAGCTGGTGGCGTAGGCAAGAGTGCCTTGACgatacagctgatccagaatcACTTTGTGGATGAATATGATCCTACGATAGAG GACTCCTACAGGAAACAAGTAGTAATTGATGGAGAAACCTGTCTCTTGGACATTCTCGACACAGCTGGTCAAGAGGAGTACAGTGCAATGAGGGACCAGTACATGAGAACTGGGGAGggctttctttgtgtgtttgcCATAAATAATACTAAATCATTTGAAGATATTCACCATTATAG agAACAAATAAAGAGAGTTAAAGACTCTGAAGATGTCCCTATGGTCTTAGTAGGAAATAAATGTGATTTGCCTTCTAGAACAGTAGACACAAAACAGGCTCAGGACTTAGCAAGAAGTTACGGTATCCCTTTTATTGAAACATCAGCAAAAACAAGACAG gGTGTCGATGATGCCTTCTATACATTAGTTCGAGAAATTcgaaaacataaagaaaagatgAGCAAAGatggtaaaaagaagaaaaagaagtcaaagacAAAGTGTATAATTATGTAA
- the KRAS gene encoding GTPase KRas isoform X2 — translation MTEYKLVVVGAGGVGKSALTIQLIQNHFVDEYDPTIEDSYRKQVVIDGETCLLDILDTAGQEEYSAMRDQYMRTGEGFLCVFAINNTKSFEDIHHYREQIKRVKDSEDVPMVLVGNKCDLPSRTVDTKQAQDLARSYGIPFIETSAKTRQRVEDAFYTLVREIRQYRLKKICKEEKTPGCVKIKKCIVM, via the exons ATGACTGAATATAAACTTGTGGTAGTTGGAGCTGGTGGCGTAGGCAAGAGTGCCTTGACgatacagctgatccagaatcACTTTGTGGATGAATATGATCCTACGATAGAG GACTCCTACAGGAAACAAGTAGTAATTGATGGAGAAACCTGTCTCTTGGACATTCTCGACACAGCTGGTCAAGAGGAGTACAGTGCAATGAGGGACCAGTACATGAGAACTGGGGAGggctttctttgtgtgtttgcCATAAATAATACTAAATCATTTGAAGATATTCACCATTATAG agAACAAATAAAGAGAGTTAAAGACTCTGAAGATGTCCCTATGGTCTTAGTAGGAAATAAATGTGATTTGCCTTCTAGAACAGTAGACACAAAACAGGCTCAGGACTTAGCAAGAAGTTACGGTATCCCTTTTATTGAAACATCAGCAAAAACAAGACAG AGAGTGGAGGATGCTTTTTATACATTGGTGAGAGAGATTCGACAATACAGATTGAAAAAAATCTGCAAAGAAGAAAAGACTCCTGGCtgtgtgaaaattaaaaaatgcattgtAATGTAA